Proteins encoded in a region of the Zea mays cultivar B73 chromosome 2, Zm-B73-REFERENCE-NAM-5.0, whole genome shotgun sequence genome:
- the LOC109943998 gene encoding pentatricopeptide repeat-containing protein At4g13650 isoform X2 — protein MTCGEVAASLHQSLAKFIVPDNPEKILSLVAAKASHHRALGSADLTCALQACRGRGNRWPLVLEIHATSVVRGLGADRLIGNLLIDLYAKNGLVWQARQVFKELSARDHVSWVAMLSGYPQSGLGKEAFRLYSQMHWTAVIPTPYVLSSVLSACTKGKLFAQGRMIHAQVYKQAFCSETFVGNALIALYLGFGSFKLAERVFCDMLFCDRVTFNTLISGHAQCGHACASVGDLQKGKQLHSYLLKAGMSFDYITEGSLLDLYVKCGDIETAHDIFNLGDRTNVVLWNLMLVAYGQISDLAKSFEIFGQMQATGIHPNQFTYPCILRTCTCTGQIELGEQIHSLSIKNGFESDMYVSGVLIDMYSKYGCLDKARKILEMLEKRDVVSWTSMIAGYVQHDFCEEALATFKEMQDCGVWPDNIGLASAASACAGIKAMRQGLQIHARVYVSGYAADISIWNTLVNLYARCGRSEEAFSLFREIEHKDEITWNGLISGFGQSRLYEQALMVFMKMGQAGAKYNVFTFISAISALANLADIKQGEQVHGRAVKTGHTSETEVANALISLYGKCGSIEDAKMIFSEMSLRNEVSWNTIITSCSQHGRGLEALALFDQMKQEGLKPNDVTFIGVLAACSHVGLVEEGLSYFKSMSNVYGLNPIPDHYACVVDILGRAGQLDRARRFVDEMPITANAMIWRTLLSACKVHKNIKIGELAAKHLLELEPHDSASYVLLSNAYAVTGKWANRDQVRKMMKDRGIRKEPGRSWIEVKNAVHAFFVGDRLHPLSDQIYKFLSELNDRLSKIGYKQENPNLFHEKEQEQKDPTAFVHSEKLAVAFGLMTLPPCIPLRVIKNLRVCDDCHSWMKFTSEVTRREIVLRDVYRFHHFNSGSCSCGDYW, from the exons ATGACATGCGGGGAAGTGGCAGCCTCGCTGCACCAATCGCTTGCCAAGTTTATCGTGCCtgacaacccagagaaaatcctgTCGCTTGTCGCTGCCAAGGCTAGCCATCATAGAGCTCTTGGCTCTGCGGACCTCACATGTGCCCTGCAGGCATGCAGGGGGCGAGGCAACCGATGGCCGCTTGTGCTGGAGATCCACGCGACATCAGTCGTGCGTGGGCTTGGGGCTGACCGCCTTATAGGCAACTTGCTGATCGATCTGTATGCAAAGAATGGGCTCGTGTGGCAGGCACGGCAGGTATTCAAGGAGCTTTCTGCCAGGGACCATGTCTCATGGGTTGCCATGCTGTCAGGGTATCCACAGAGTGGTCTTGGAAAGGAAGCTTTCAGGCTTTACAGCCAGATGCATTGGACTGCTGTTATTCCTACGCCGTATGTTTTGTCTAGTGTGCTGAGTGCTTGCACTAAAGGAAAACTTTTTGCTCAAGGTCGGATGATCCATGCCCAAGTTTACAAGCAAGCATTCTGTTCGGAGACCTTTGTGGGCAATGCACTTATTGCACTTTACTTAGGATTTGGATCCTTTAAGCTAGCAGAAAGGGTATTTTGTGACATGCTGTTCTGTGATCGAGTGACATTCAATACATTGATCTCAGGACATGCTCAATGTGGACATG CCTGTGCTTCTGTGGGAGATCTTCAAAAGGGGAAGCAACTCCATTCATATTTACTGAAAGCAGGTATGTCTTTTGATTACATAACTGAAGGCTCACTCCTCGATCTGTATGTGAAATGTGGTGACATTGAAACAGCACATGATATCTTCAATCTGGGTGATAGGACAAACGTGGTACTGTGGAATTTAATGCTTGTGGCATATGGGCAGATTAGTGATCTAGCAAAATCTTTTGAAATCTTTGGTCAGATGCAAGCTACAGGTATACACCCCAACCAATTCACCTACCCGTGCATTTTGAGGACTTGCACTTGCACTGGGCAAATTGAACTTGGAGAGCAGATTCATTCATTAAGCATAAAAAATGGATTCGAATCTGATATGTATGTTAGTGGTGTCTTGATAGATATGTATTCTAAATACGGATGTCTTGATAAAGCTCGAAAAATTCTGGAAATGCTTGAAAAAAGAGATGTGGTTTCTTGGACCTCAATGATTGCTGGATATGTGCAGCATGACTTTTGTGAAGAGGCTCTTGCAACATTCAAAGAAATGCAGGACTGTGGAGTTTGGCCAGATAACATAGGACTGGCTAGTGCTGCAAGTGCTTGTGCTGGGATCAAAGCAATGCGCCAGGGCCTGCAGATTCATGCTCGGGTTTATGTCTCTGGTTATGCAGCTGATATTTCAATTTGGAACACGTTGGTAAACCTGTATGCAAGATGTGGAAGAAGTGAAGAAGCTTTCTCTTTGTTTCGGGAAATTGAACACAAGGATGAGATCACATGGAATGGATTGATATCAGGTTTTGGACAAAGTCGTCTTTATGAACAAGCTCTCATGGTATTCATGAAGATGGGTCAAGCAGGTGCCAAGTACAATGTGTTCACATTTATTTCCGCTATTAGCGCTTTAGCTAACCTTGCAGATATAAAACAAGGAGAACAAGTACATGGTAGAGCTGTTAAGACAGGGCACACCTCTGAAACTGAAGTTGCCAATGCTTTGATTTCACTATATGGAAAGTGTGGCAGTATTGAAGATGCCAAGATGATCTTTTCTGAAATGTCACTGAGGAATGAGGTTTCATGGAATACTATCATAACAAGTTGTTCACAGCATGGACGTGGACTAGAAGCTTTggctttatttgatcagatgaagcAAGAAGGTCTGAAACCAAATGATGTCACCTTCATAGGTGTTTTAGCTGCTTGCAGTCATGTGGGTTTGGTTGAGGAAGGCCTTAGTTACTTCAAATCCATGTCTAATGTGTATGGACTTAATCCAATACCTGACCATTATGCCTGTGTTGTGGATATTCTTGGACGTGCAGGCCAACTTGACCGTGCAAGGAGATTTGTTGATGAAATGCCCATCACTGCTAATGCAATGATTTGGCGAACACTTCTCAGTGCGTGTAAAGTACACAAGAACATCAAAATTGGGGAGCTTGCAGCCAAACATCTCCTGGAGTTAGAGCCCCATGATTCGGCATCATATGTCCTCCTATCAAATGCATATGCTGTTACTGGGAAGTGGGCCAACAGGGATCAGGTCAGAAAGATGATGAAAGACAGAGGAATTAGAAAAGAACCAGGTCGAAGCTGGATTGAAGTAAAGAATGCAGTCCATGCATTCTTTGTTGGTGATCGGTTGCACCCCTTGTCCGATCAGATATACAAGTTTTTGTCTGAGCTAAATGATAGGTTATCCAAAATAGGATACAAGCAAGAGAACCCTAATTTGTTTCATGAAAAAGAGCAAGAGCAGAAAGACCCTACTGCTTTTGTCCATAGTGAGAAGTTAGCTGTTGCTTTTGGGTTAATGACTTTGCCTCCTTGTATTCCTCTTCGAGTGATTAAGAACCTTCGTGTATGTGATGACTGCCACAGTTGGATGAAATTTACCTCTGAAGTCACAAGAAGAGAAATTGTATTACGAGATGTGTACAGATTTCACCATTTTAACAGTGGCAGCTGTTCATGTGGAGATTACTGGTGA
- the LOC109943998 gene encoding pentatricopeptide repeat-containing protein At4g13650 isoform X1 has product MTCGEVAASLHQSLAKFIVPDNPEKILSLVAAKASHHRALGSADLTCALQACRGRGNRWPLVLEIHATSVVRGLGADRLIGNLLIDLYAKNGLVWQARQVFKELSARDHVSWVAMLSGYPQSGLGKEAFRLYSQMHWTAVIPTPYVLSSVLSACTKGKLFAQGRMIHAQVYKQAFCSETFVGNALIALYLGFGSFKLAERVFCDMLFCDRVTFNTLISGHAQCGHGECALQIFDEMQLSGLRPDCVTVSSLLAACASVGDLQKGKQLHSYLLKAGMSFDYITEGSLLDLYVKCGDIETAHDIFNLGDRTNVVLWNLMLVAYGQISDLAKSFEIFGQMQATGIHPNQFTYPCILRTCTCTGQIELGEQIHSLSIKNGFESDMYVSGVLIDMYSKYGCLDKARKILEMLEKRDVVSWTSMIAGYVQHDFCEEALATFKEMQDCGVWPDNIGLASAASACAGIKAMRQGLQIHARVYVSGYAADISIWNTLVNLYARCGRSEEAFSLFREIEHKDEITWNGLISGFGQSRLYEQALMVFMKMGQAGAKYNVFTFISAISALANLADIKQGEQVHGRAVKTGHTSETEVANALISLYGKCGSIEDAKMIFSEMSLRNEVSWNTIITSCSQHGRGLEALALFDQMKQEGLKPNDVTFIGVLAACSHVGLVEEGLSYFKSMSNVYGLNPIPDHYACVVDILGRAGQLDRARRFVDEMPITANAMIWRTLLSACKVHKNIKIGELAAKHLLELEPHDSASYVLLSNAYAVTGKWANRDQVRKMMKDRGIRKEPGRSWIEVKNAVHAFFVGDRLHPLSDQIYKFLSELNDRLSKIGYKQENPNLFHEKEQEQKDPTAFVHSEKLAVAFGLMTLPPCIPLRVIKNLRVCDDCHSWMKFTSEVTRREIVLRDVYRFHHFNSGSCSCGDYW; this is encoded by the coding sequence ATGACATGCGGGGAAGTGGCAGCCTCGCTGCACCAATCGCTTGCCAAGTTTATCGTGCCtgacaacccagagaaaatcctgTCGCTTGTCGCTGCCAAGGCTAGCCATCATAGAGCTCTTGGCTCTGCGGACCTCACATGTGCCCTGCAGGCATGCAGGGGGCGAGGCAACCGATGGCCGCTTGTGCTGGAGATCCACGCGACATCAGTCGTGCGTGGGCTTGGGGCTGACCGCCTTATAGGCAACTTGCTGATCGATCTGTATGCAAAGAATGGGCTCGTGTGGCAGGCACGGCAGGTATTCAAGGAGCTTTCTGCCAGGGACCATGTCTCATGGGTTGCCATGCTGTCAGGGTATCCACAGAGTGGTCTTGGAAAGGAAGCTTTCAGGCTTTACAGCCAGATGCATTGGACTGCTGTTATTCCTACGCCGTATGTTTTGTCTAGTGTGCTGAGTGCTTGCACTAAAGGAAAACTTTTTGCTCAAGGTCGGATGATCCATGCCCAAGTTTACAAGCAAGCATTCTGTTCGGAGACCTTTGTGGGCAATGCACTTATTGCACTTTACTTAGGATTTGGATCCTTTAAGCTAGCAGAAAGGGTATTTTGTGACATGCTGTTCTGTGATCGAGTGACATTCAATACATTGATCTCAGGACATGCTCAATGTGGACATGGTGAGTGTGCTTTGCAGATTTTTGATGAGATGCAGTTGTCAGGGCTCAGGCCTGATTGTGTGACAGTTTCCAGTCTGCTTGCAGCCTGTGCTTCTGTGGGAGATCTTCAAAAGGGGAAGCAACTCCATTCATATTTACTGAAAGCAGGTATGTCTTTTGATTACATAACTGAAGGCTCACTCCTCGATCTGTATGTGAAATGTGGTGACATTGAAACAGCACATGATATCTTCAATCTGGGTGATAGGACAAACGTGGTACTGTGGAATTTAATGCTTGTGGCATATGGGCAGATTAGTGATCTAGCAAAATCTTTTGAAATCTTTGGTCAGATGCAAGCTACAGGTATACACCCCAACCAATTCACCTACCCGTGCATTTTGAGGACTTGCACTTGCACTGGGCAAATTGAACTTGGAGAGCAGATTCATTCATTAAGCATAAAAAATGGATTCGAATCTGATATGTATGTTAGTGGTGTCTTGATAGATATGTATTCTAAATACGGATGTCTTGATAAAGCTCGAAAAATTCTGGAAATGCTTGAAAAAAGAGATGTGGTTTCTTGGACCTCAATGATTGCTGGATATGTGCAGCATGACTTTTGTGAAGAGGCTCTTGCAACATTCAAAGAAATGCAGGACTGTGGAGTTTGGCCAGATAACATAGGACTGGCTAGTGCTGCAAGTGCTTGTGCTGGGATCAAAGCAATGCGCCAGGGCCTGCAGATTCATGCTCGGGTTTATGTCTCTGGTTATGCAGCTGATATTTCAATTTGGAACACGTTGGTAAACCTGTATGCAAGATGTGGAAGAAGTGAAGAAGCTTTCTCTTTGTTTCGGGAAATTGAACACAAGGATGAGATCACATGGAATGGATTGATATCAGGTTTTGGACAAAGTCGTCTTTATGAACAAGCTCTCATGGTATTCATGAAGATGGGTCAAGCAGGTGCCAAGTACAATGTGTTCACATTTATTTCCGCTATTAGCGCTTTAGCTAACCTTGCAGATATAAAACAAGGAGAACAAGTACATGGTAGAGCTGTTAAGACAGGGCACACCTCTGAAACTGAAGTTGCCAATGCTTTGATTTCACTATATGGAAAGTGTGGCAGTATTGAAGATGCCAAGATGATCTTTTCTGAAATGTCACTGAGGAATGAGGTTTCATGGAATACTATCATAACAAGTTGTTCACAGCATGGACGTGGACTAGAAGCTTTggctttatttgatcagatgaagcAAGAAGGTCTGAAACCAAATGATGTCACCTTCATAGGTGTTTTAGCTGCTTGCAGTCATGTGGGTTTGGTTGAGGAAGGCCTTAGTTACTTCAAATCCATGTCTAATGTGTATGGACTTAATCCAATACCTGACCATTATGCCTGTGTTGTGGATATTCTTGGACGTGCAGGCCAACTTGACCGTGCAAGGAGATTTGTTGATGAAATGCCCATCACTGCTAATGCAATGATTTGGCGAACACTTCTCAGTGCGTGTAAAGTACACAAGAACATCAAAATTGGGGAGCTTGCAGCCAAACATCTCCTGGAGTTAGAGCCCCATGATTCGGCATCATATGTCCTCCTATCAAATGCATATGCTGTTACTGGGAAGTGGGCCAACAGGGATCAGGTCAGAAAGATGATGAAAGACAGAGGAATTAGAAAAGAACCAGGTCGAAGCTGGATTGAAGTAAAGAATGCAGTCCATGCATTCTTTGTTGGTGATCGGTTGCACCCCTTGTCCGATCAGATATACAAGTTTTTGTCTGAGCTAAATGATAGGTTATCCAAAATAGGATACAAGCAAGAGAACCCTAATTTGTTTCATGAAAAAGAGCAAGAGCAGAAAGACCCTACTGCTTTTGTCCATAGTGAGAAGTTAGCTGTTGCTTTTGGGTTAATGACTTTGCCTCCTTGTATTCCTCTTCGAGTGATTAAGAACCTTCGTGTATGTGATGACTGCCACAGTTGGATGAAATTTACCTCTGAAGTCACAAGAAGAGAAATTGTATTACGAGATGTGTACAGATTTCACCATTTTAACAGTGGCAGCTGTTCATGTGGAGATTACTGGTGA